In Marispirochaeta aestuarii, the genomic window GATGGGGCCCGCATCGATTACAACAAGATAGTGGAAGCCTTTCTGCTGCAGCCGGATATATATGAATTTGAACCCCCGGTGGATGAATCGACCCTGCGCCCCCCCGACGGGGCCCGCCTGAGCGTCCTGGCCTTTGCCGGACGTTCCCCGGTAAAAAAAGCGAAGACCCTCACCATCGCCACCGGTCCCAATACCGTATCAATCCTCACCATGGACGAGGATGATGCAGGACAGCTGATTCCCACCGGATATAACAGCTTCTTCTGGCCCGGTATTGACGGGGGGTACCGTTTCAAGTTTCAGCTTCCCTACATAGAACCCCAGGGAAGCGCCGTGGATACCATTCGCCTGGTTGTGGACGCCCAGCCCCTGGGCCAGCTGAAGATGATCGAAAACATGGAACGGGTTGCAGAAGCCACCTTCCAGGTAAAGTATCCCATCATTTTCATGAAGACCGTTACCCGCACCATCGTCAAGGGAATCCTTGCCCAGATGGGCAAACAGCAGCTCCAGGAGCAGGGTGGTCTCGCCCTCGGACTCCTGGGATCCATTGTAGCGGACATTGCCGTGGAAGCCTCGGAGCAGGCGGACCTGCGGACCGCCCGCTATTTTCCCGCCCATGCCTACATGGGGGAGTTCGATATTCCCGAGGGTGAACACTTTGTCGAACTGGAGTATTACTCCGGGGGCACCCTGCTGCAGGTGGACGAGCTGGGGATGATGAATTTGACCAAAGGCGGTCTGAACCTCGCGACATCCTACTCTAACAAGTAGGACGCCGGAGTCCGTTGTAAAAGGAGTACCTGAAATGAAAAAGATACATACAGCCCTGATCCTGGCGGGAGTGCTTCTCCTGGGACTTCTTGCAGGCTGTGTCACAAGCAGCCCCTCCTCCGGGGGCTCCAACTCCTCCGGAGATATGCCCGACTGGTTTCTCGATCCCCGGGGGGTATATCCGGAGGATAAATACATGACCGCCATCGGTACCGGCGACACCCGCCGGGCTGCGGAACAGAGCGCCATGGCAGGGCTCTCCCAGATCTTCGAATCCCAGATCTCCGTGGATGTAAGTACCGCGGAGCGATATCGTGATCTGGTAAGCTCCTCCGGAAACGTCTCCGAGAGCGAGCTCATGCTCGCCCAGTCCACCAATGTACAGTCCAACCAGACTCTGCTGAATGTGCAGTTCGGAGAAGCCGCCGTCGATAACGAAGGCCGGGTCCATGCCATCGCCTATATCGACCGCATGGCCACCGGCAGAATCTATCAGGATCTGATCCAGAAAAACAGCGGCTTCGTTACCGCCTACATGGAGGAATACCGCGCCGCCGCCGATCCCATCCGCAAATACGCCTTTGTCTCCGCCGCCGCGGTGGTAGCCCAGAGCAATGCCCTGTTGATGGACCAGCTCAGGATCATCTCCCAGGTTTTCTACGCCATGACCTCGCTGCCCTATGACCAGCGCAGGGTTCTGCAGGAAAAGGTGGACATGGCATCCGGTATGACCATCAATATCCGCATCCAGGGAGCCGAGGGTCCCCAGGTGGAAGCTGCTGTCCGCGAGGCCCTGAGTCAGGAACGCTTTCCCACCGCCGATCCGGCCCTGCTCAGCGTGGGGGGGGATGTCCGCATTGAGGATATAGAGCTGAATCCCAAGTACAAGTCCGTGCGCTGGTATCTCAATCTTGATTTTACCGGACCCGACGGCAAAGCCCTTGTCTCTTATAACAACCAGGGCCGGGCCTCCGCGGTCACGGCGGAATCGGCCAGGTCCTTTGCCATGGATGATATCTCAAAGGCCGTCCGGCAGGATTTTATCGGTTCCGTCCGCGGATATTTTGACGGTCTGGTGCAGGGAAACTGAGCAGCCGGGTTTTTTCAAGCCTCTCGGGCATCCTGTCCGCTGGTCAGGATGCCGGTTTTTCTTTATACTGCTTCTGTAAAAACAGGACAAGGACATAGATAACAAGGAGATTACATGCGTTTTCCT contains:
- a CDS encoding LPP20 family lipoprotein, which codes for MKKIHTALILAGVLLLGLLAGCVTSSPSSGGSNSSGDMPDWFLDPRGVYPEDKYMTAIGTGDTRRAAEQSAMAGLSQIFESQISVDVSTAERYRDLVSSSGNVSESELMLAQSTNVQSNQTLLNVQFGEAAVDNEGRVHAIAYIDRMATGRIYQDLIQKNSGFVTAYMEEYRAAADPIRKYAFVSAAAVVAQSNALLMDQLRIISQVFYAMTSLPYDQRRVLQEKVDMASGMTINIRIQGAEGPQVEAAVREALSQERFPTADPALLSVGGDVRIEDIELNPKYKSVRWYLNLDFTGPDGKALVSYNNQGRASAVTAESARSFAMDDISKAVRQDFIGSVRGYFDGLVQGN